A genomic segment from Ignavibacteriales bacterium encodes:
- a CDS encoding RNA polymerase sigma factor, which yields MSSDNKFVRSLIENAKQGNNAAIEQLFQMNLAKIYAFAIRLTANKALAESITKETFIEAWKKINLVRSDASFLKWLSAITVYKTIDSLRSQKSKTKINHNELRELESKDELDKYILDLPDQERMIFVLNKIEGYSIEEISDMMGIKKDQVSIHLEIAHDKLISSEPSLSNETIMAEKISKVIPELQPSTDVRNGIFKYIMDVKIREQNELDKIAEELADKENQVKSGEEELSGKDRYPEEEIKKPKKSRKQFNFDPDLFKKIAYIILGLGAVIAAYIFITSGGGWEVIQLSGQPKINNNIMSKDDGFASESKIETDDASSVTVTIPEMGRLLIDNSSIVSRTKNSNEIILDKGQIKKFEGDASDVLIVTTPLAKFTELYKGSAFRLGVDETGTCKLTVESGWVIVNIKDFDSYVPKNFDCLISRGRYAIPYPSGSSPELINLLQNFSGINDPSVGTIMTQMTKKESLSLWHIIQLISTENRSIAFDRLNELVPAPSSVTKEGILALHKSMLLDWRQEIELKMD from the coding sequence TTGAGTTCAGATAATAAATTTGTTCGATCATTAATTGAAAATGCAAAGCAAGGGAACAATGCCGCCATTGAACAGTTATTCCAGATGAACCTTGCGAAAATTTATGCATTTGCAATTCGTCTTACTGCAAACAAAGCTCTTGCAGAATCCATTACAAAAGAAACTTTTATAGAGGCATGGAAAAAAATTAATCTTGTAAGAAGCGATGCATCATTTCTTAAATGGCTAAGTGCAATAACAGTTTATAAAACGATCGATTCGCTTCGTTCGCAAAAAAGTAAAACAAAAATAAACCATAATGAATTAAGAGAACTTGAATCGAAAGATGAACTAGACAAATACATTCTTGATTTACCAGATCAAGAGAGAATGATTTTTGTTCTTAACAAAATTGAAGGCTACTCGATTGAAGAAATTTCCGATATGATGGGAATAAAGAAAGATCAAGTATCGATTCATTTGGAAATTGCTCATGACAAACTTATAAGTAGTGAGCCATCCTTGTCTAATGAAACCATAATGGCAGAAAAAATTTCAAAAGTTATCCCTGAATTGCAACCATCTACTGATGTACGAAATGGTATCTTCAAATATATAATGGATGTAAAAATACGCGAACAAAATGAACTGGATAAAATTGCTGAGGAATTGGCAGACAAAGAAAATCAAGTAAAAAGCGGAGAAGAGGAATTATCTGGTAAGGATCGGTATCCTGAAGAAGAAATTAAAAAGCCTAAAAAATCTAGAAAACAGTTTAATTTTGATCCTGACTTATTTAAAAAAATTGCTTATATAATATTGGGATTAGGTGCTGTAATAGCTGCTTATATTTTTATTACCTCTGGAGGCGGATGGGAAGTAATCCAGCTTTCCGGTCAACCCAAAATTAACAATAATATTATGAGCAAAGATGATGGCTTCGCCTCCGAGAGCAAAATTGAAACCGATGATGCTTCTTCAGTTACTGTTACGATTCCGGAAATGGGAAGATTATTAATTGATAATTCCTCAATTGTTTCTAGGACTAAAAACAGTAATGAAATAATATTAGACAAAGGTCAAATTAAAAAATTTGAAGGTGATGCGTCTGATGTTTTGATTGTTACAACCCCATTGGCAAAATTTACGGAATTGTACAAAGGCAGCGCATTTCGTTTAGGCGTGGATGAGACTGGTACATGTAAATTAACCGTTGAAAGTGGCTGGGTGATTGTTAACATAAAAGACTTTGATTCTTACGTTCCAAAAAACTTTGATTGTTTAATTTCAAGAGGGAGATATGCAATTCCATATCCATCCGGCTCTTCACCTGAATTAATTAATTTGTTACAAAATTTTAGCGGAATAAACGATCCTTCGGTTGGAACTATTATGACTCAAATGACTAAAAAAGAATCTCTATCATTGTGGCATATTATTCAACTTATTAGTACTGAGAACAGAAGTATTGCTTTTGATAGACTCAACGAACTAGTGCCTGCCCCTTCAAGCGTTACTAAAGAAGGAATACTTGCACTGCATAAATCTATGCTTTTAGATTGGCGACAGGAAATTGAATTGAAGATGGATTAG
- a CDS encoding thioredoxin domain-containing protein: MDQKPNRLIKEKSPYLLQHAFNPVNWFAWTDEAFDKAKVEDKPIFLSIGYSTCHWCHVMEKESFEDEEVAKLMNDAFVSIKVDREERPDIDGIYMAVCQMVTGSGGWPLTIVMTPDKKPFFTGTYFPKHNRFNRIGMMELVPKLKSVWLNQKEDVLRSAEEIATSLSKQNLILDSTEIDETILDKTYNELSKRYDETNGGFGNAPKFPSPHNLLFLLRYWKRNNQPKALEMVEKTLTEMRRGGIYDHIGFGFARYSTDQHWLVPHFEKMLYDQAMLVMAYTESYLATKNIFYKKTAEEILEYVLRDMTHPDGGFYSAEDADSEGEEGKFYLWDADELRNILDKGESNFAIKFFNVANNGNWIDESKGMMPGTNILHLRNSYKELANEFNISEDDFFNKLGSIRQKLFDYREKRIHPHKDDKVLTDWNGLMISAFAKAAQAFNNCTYADVAEKSYLFIEKHLTKKDGKLIHRFRDGESGLPAHLDDYAFLINALIDLYETTFEIKYLKKAVELNEILMQDYWDEHNGGLFFTSSTSEKIITRQKEVYDGAIPSGNSIALLNLLRLSRFISDVNYENKALELVKYFSSYISRSPSAFSMFMCGLDFLFSSSTEIVIVSELQDNIVINALELIRNFYNPNKVVVLRSDNINSTFDELLSFTKDMKMKDNKATFFVCRDYKCNQPVNTTTELENLLLL; encoded by the coding sequence ATGGATCAAAAACCTAACAGACTAATAAAAGAAAAAAGCCCCTACTTATTGCAGCATGCATTTAATCCTGTAAACTGGTTCGCGTGGACTGATGAAGCATTTGATAAAGCAAAAGTTGAAGACAAACCAATTTTTCTTTCAATTGGATACTCAACCTGCCATTGGTGCCACGTGATGGAAAAAGAATCATTTGAAGATGAAGAAGTAGCAAAACTGATGAACGATGCTTTTGTATCAATAAAAGTAGATCGTGAAGAGCGTCCCGATATTGATGGGATTTATATGGCCGTTTGCCAGATGGTTACAGGCAGTGGTGGATGGCCTTTAACTATTGTAATGACCCCGGATAAGAAACCATTTTTTACCGGAACATATTTTCCAAAACATAATAGATTTAACAGAATTGGCATGATGGAATTAGTTCCAAAACTTAAATCCGTTTGGTTAAATCAAAAAGAGGACGTTCTAAGATCAGCGGAAGAGATTGCCACATCTTTAAGTAAACAAAATTTAATTTTGGATTCTACAGAAATAGATGAAACAATTTTAGACAAAACTTACAATGAGTTAAGTAAAAGATACGATGAAACGAATGGCGGATTTGGAAACGCTCCCAAATTTCCATCGCCGCATAATTTATTGTTCCTGTTAAGGTATTGGAAAAGAAATAATCAACCAAAAGCACTTGAGATGGTTGAAAAAACTTTAACAGAAATGCGCCGCGGAGGGATTTATGATCATATTGGGTTTGGATTTGCACGCTACTCAACTGATCAACATTGGTTAGTACCGCATTTTGAAAAGATGTTGTACGATCAGGCAATGTTAGTTATGGCCTACACGGAATCATATCTTGCAACAAAAAATATATTCTACAAAAAAACCGCTGAAGAAATATTAGAATATGTTTTACGCGATATGACTCACCCCGATGGTGGTTTTTATTCCGCTGAAGATGCTGATAGTGAAGGTGAAGAAGGTAAATTTTATCTGTGGGACGCTGATGAGTTGAGAAATATTTTGGATAAAGGCGAATCCAATTTTGCAATAAAATTTTTTAATGTTGCTAATAATGGAAACTGGATTGATGAATCAAAAGGAATGATGCCCGGAACTAATATTTTGCATCTCAGAAATTCCTATAAAGAACTTGCCAATGAGTTTAATATAAGCGAGGATGATTTTTTTAATAAGTTAGGATCAATCCGTCAAAAACTTTTTGATTATAGAGAGAAAAGAATTCATCCGCATAAAGATGACAAAGTATTAACTGACTGGAATGGATTGATGATTTCTGCTTTTGCAAAAGCAGCACAGGCTTTTAACAACTGCACTTATGCTGATGTCGCGGAAAAATCTTATTTGTTTATTGAAAAGCATTTAACAAAAAAAGACGGTAAATTAATTCATCGCTTCCGAGATGGTGAATCCGGTTTACCTGCTCATTTAGATGATTATGCTTTTTTGATAAATGCCTTAATCGATCTCTACGAAACTACTTTTGAAATTAAATATCTAAAAAAAGCAGTTGAGCTAAATGAAATCTTAATGCAAGATTATTGGGATGAACACAACGGTGGATTGTTCTTTACATCATCTACAAGCGAAAAAATAATAACAAGACAAAAAGAAGTTTACGATGGAGCAATTCCTTCTGGAAATTCTATTGCTCTATTAAATCTATTAAGGCTTTCTCGATTTATATCTGATGTTAATTATGAAAACAAAGCTTTGGAACTTGTAAAATATTTTTCAAGTTATATCTCACGTTCGCCTTCGGCATTTTCTATGTTTATGTGTGGGCTGGATTTCCTTTTTTCATCATCCACTGAAATTGTAATTGTTTCCGAACTGCAGGATAATATTGTCATTAATGCTTTAGAACTTATTAGAAATTTCTATAATCCGAATAAAGTTGTTGTTCTAAGATCCGATAATATTAATAGCACTTTTGATGAATTGTTATCTTTTACAAAAGATATGAAAATGAAAGATAATAAGGCGACATTTTTTGTTTGTCGTGATTACAAATGTAATCAGCCTGTAAACACGACTACGGAGTTAGAAAACTTACTTTTATTATAG
- the lpdA gene encoding dihydrolipoyl dehydrogenase, with protein MNLTVIGGGPGGYAAAFLAADLGMDVTLIDLDKNPGGVCLYRGCIPSKALLHVAKLIHEAEEAKNWGIEFGAPKIDINKLRDFKNKVVDKLTNGLGQISKQRKINFIQGRASFINSSTLKIEKVDGQTIEHSFEKAIIATGSVIATIPSLNIQSKRLLNSTSALDLPEIPKSLLVVGGGYIGLELGSVYEALGTKVSVVEMMPGLLPGADRDLVNYLSLRIKKSFAEVMTNSKVLEMKEVKDGISVKIQDDKGNVTDKVYDYVLMSIGRKPETKGLGLENTKVTLTDRGWIKVDKQLRSTDPNIFAIGDIVGEPMLAHKASHEGRVAVEVIAGHKVTFEPLAIPAVVFTDPEIAWAGITEEQAKKGGIKYEVAKFPWAASGRAVTLDRNDGVTKLIVDPDTQRLLGIGICGPGAGELIAEGVLAIEMGANVTDLKLTIHPHPTLSETIMDAAEVFFGQSSHFYKPKR; from the coding sequence ATTAATCTAACAGTAATCGGTGGCGGACCAGGTGGATATGCCGCAGCATTTCTTGCTGCTGATCTTGGAATGGATGTTACGCTCATTGATCTTGATAAAAATCCTGGTGGCGTTTGTCTGTATCGTGGATGCATTCCATCAAAAGCATTACTTCATGTTGCTAAACTTATTCACGAAGCTGAAGAAGCTAAGAATTGGGGAATAGAATTCGGAGCCCCAAAGATCGATATTAATAAACTCCGTGACTTTAAGAATAAAGTTGTTGATAAATTAACAAACGGGCTTGGACAAATATCAAAGCAAAGAAAAATAAATTTCATACAAGGCAGAGCAAGTTTTATAAACTCTTCAACACTTAAGATTGAAAAAGTTGACGGCCAAACCATCGAGCATTCTTTTGAAAAAGCCATTATAGCAACAGGTTCTGTTATTGCGACAATTCCATCATTGAATATTCAATCAAAAAGATTACTTAATTCAACCTCAGCACTTGATTTACCTGAAATTCCAAAATCACTTTTAGTTGTTGGCGGCGGATACATCGGACTTGAGCTTGGTTCTGTTTATGAAGCACTTGGAACAAAAGTTTCAGTTGTTGAAATGATGCCCGGATTACTGCCGGGAGCAGATCGTGATCTTGTAAACTATCTTTCTCTACGTATTAAAAAATCTTTTGCTGAAGTAATGACAAATAGTAAAGTCCTAGAGATGAAGGAAGTAAAAGATGGAATAAGTGTTAAGATTCAGGATGATAAAGGAAACGTTACAGATAAAGTTTATGATTATGTTTTAATGTCCATTGGAAGAAAACCGGAAACAAAGGGGCTTGGATTAGAAAACACAAAAGTTACTTTAACTGATCGCGGCTGGATAAAAGTTGATAAGCAGCTAAGATCAACTGATCCGAATATTTTTGCTATTGGAGATATTGTTGGAGAACCGATGCTTGCACATAAAGCATCACACGAAGGAAGAGTTGCTGTTGAGGTTATAGCAGGACACAAAGTTACATTTGAACCACTTGCTATTCCCGCAGTTGTATTTACTGATCCTGAAATTGCATGGGCAGGAATAACCGAAGAACAAGCAAAGAAAGGCGGAATAAAATACGAAGTTGCAAAATTTCCCTGGGCTGCAAGCGGCAGAGCAGTTACACTAGATAGAAATGATGGAGTAACAAAATTAATTGTTGATCCGGACACACAAAGATTACTTGGGATTGGAATTTGTGGTCCTGGTGCAGGCGAGTTAATTGCTGAAGGTGTTCTTGCAATTGAAATGGGTGCTAATGTAACTGATTTGAAACTTACAATTCATCCACATCCAACATTATCAGAAACAATTATGGATGCGGCAGAAGTTTTCTTTGGACAAAGCTCACATTTTTATAAACCGAAGAGATAA